GATCATAATACGCAGGACCTTCTGGCAAATAGTCATAAAGAACTTTATTTAAATCCGTAATACCAATACCTTGCGTAGCAGAAATCGGCAGGTATTCCTTGAAAATTCCTAATTGACGATAGTCATCAATGATCGGCAATAATTCATTAGGGTTAACCTGATCGACCTTGTTAATCACTAAAAATACGGGTACCGTAACCTTTTTCAATAATTCGATAATGTACTGGTCACCCTTACCCATTTTTTCAGGTTCAACCATAAATAAAATCAAATCGACCTCATTTAAACTATAGACACTGGCTTTATCCATGTAATCATCTAACTCAACATGAGGCTTAAAAATTCCAGGCGTATCGACAAAAACAACTTGCATATCGTTGGTAGTATATATGCCGGATATTTTATTTCGCGTAGTTTGCGGCTTATTAGAAGTAATTGCTACTTTTTGTCCAACTAAAAAATTCATTAGAGTCGATTTACCAACATTGGGACGACCAAGTAACGCAACAAAACCAGATTTATTTTTCTTTTCTTCAGACATTATTTTCCTCTGCCTTTATCTAATTGATCAGGATAAAGCGGTAAACCATAGTCTTCCAAAACTTTACCTTGAATCCCAAACATTTCTTTAGCCTCTTTTGGATCAATATGATCGTAGCCGTTTAAATGTAAAAAGCCATGGACTAGTGTGTAGCCAAATTCACGTTCCCAACCAGTACCATATTCTTCACTATGACGCTTTATGACACTTGGACACATAAATAAATCGCCAATATCCTCTTGAAAAGTTGGATCAGCTGCAAAGGCAGCAAAATCAAGCATGTCATCGCCATCTTCAATTGCAAAAGAAATGACATCCGTTGGCCGATCTTTTTCACGATACTCGGCATTAATTTTTTGACTATGTTCTTCGTCAACGAAATTAATGCTCATTTCCAAATTATTTTTCTTGCCAATTTCATTTTTAGCAAGTAAAAGCAGTTTAGCAATCCAATCTTGCCAATTTTGGTCGTTATTTTCTAAAAAACCGACTTCATCATTGTAAGTGATTTCGATTGGTGTCATTAATTTCGTTCATCTTCCTTTTCATAAGCATTGATAATTTTGGCTACTACCGGGTGACGAACAACATCATTAGCGGAAAACTGAATAAATTTAATCTGTTCAATTCCCTTCAAAATGTGTTGCGCGTCAATTAATCCGCTACGTTGACGTCCAGGTAAATCTACCTGGGTCATATCACCATTAACTATCATTTTGGAATTAAAGCCTAACCGAGTTAGAAACATTTTCATCTGCGCATCGGTGGTGTTTTGTGCTTCGTCTAGAATTACAAAAGCATCATCCAGAGTCCGTCCTCGCATATAGGCTAAGGGGGCAACTTCAATTACTCCGCGCTCCATCAAATGATCAGTTGTGTTTGTTCCCAATATGGAATATAGAGAATCATAGATTGGTCGCAAATACGGATCAACTTTTTCTTTTAAATCGCCAGGCAAAAATCCCAGTGACTCGCCAGCTTCGACAGCAGGCCTAGTAAGAACTATCCTAGAAACCTCACCTTTTTTAAAAGCTGCTATTGCACAAACAACAGCCAAAAATGTTTTACCAGTACCAGCAGGTCCGATACCAAATACAACATCATTTTTGGCGATTGCTTCAACGTACTTCTTTTGTCCCATATTTTTGACTCTAATCGGTTTGCCTTTAGCATCACGAATTAAAATCTTTTTATACAGGTCAGGAAAATACTCTGTTGTTCCTTTGT
This genomic window from Lactobacillus panisapium contains:
- a CDS encoding PhoH family protein, which produces MVQTTFIPKNPENIQKLVGVNDSNLTLLAEGYDVNVTDTGNEIIIEGANQDANTKKVLAVLKALDNVVSANINIGAPDVVSAMKMADKGTTEYFPDLYKKILIRDAKGKPIRVKNMGQKKYVEAIAKNDVVFGIGPAGTGKTFLAVVCAIAAFKKGEVSRIVLTRPAVEAGESLGFLPGDLKEKVDPYLRPIYDSLYSILGTNTTDHLMERGVIEVAPLAYMRGRTLDDAFVILDEAQNTTDAQMKMFLTRLGFNSKMIVNGDMTQVDLPGRQRSGLIDAQHILKGIEQIKFIQFSANDVVRHPVVAKIINAYEKEDERN
- the era gene encoding GTPase Era; this translates as MSEEKKNKSGFVALLGRPNVGKSTLMNFLVGQKVAITSNKPQTTRNKISGIYTTNDMQVVFVDTPGIFKPHVELDDYMDKASVYSLNEVDLILFMVEPEKMGKGDQYIIELLKKVTVPVFLVINKVDQVNPNELLPIIDDYRQLGIFKEYLPISATQGIGITDLNKVLYDYLPEGPAYYDPDQITDRPEYFMVAELIREQILQLTAEEVPHAAAVWVEQMNKHENNKLQIEATIYVEKNGQKGIIIGKNGSMLKKIGINSRKQIEDLLGEKVNLHLWVKVQRNWRSDPRFLKQIGYNTKDLT
- the ybeY gene encoding rRNA maturation RNase YbeY; the protein is MTPIEITYNDEVGFLENNDQNWQDWIAKLLLLAKNEIGKKNNLEMSINFVDEEHSQKINAEYREKDRPTDVISFAIEDGDDMLDFAAFAADPTFQEDIGDLFMCPSVIKRHSEEYGTGWEREFGYTLVHGFLHLNGYDHIDPKEAKEMFGIQGKVLEDYGLPLYPDQLDKGRGK